A part of Aquila chrysaetos chrysaetos chromosome 14, bAquChr1.4, whole genome shotgun sequence genomic DNA contains:
- the ALG11 gene encoding GDP-Man:Man(3)GlcNAc(2)-PP-Dol alpha-1,2-mannosyltransferase: MVVGGLSLCGLIRLLCSLLIPALFLSGVLCVCLVVLLWGVRLWIQQRKKQLTSAGKDGKQPLLVAFFHPYCNAGGGGERVLWCAIRTLQKKYRNVTCVVYTGDRGATGEEIVEGAFRRFNIKLTHPVKFVFLEKRYLVEASLYPHFTLLGQSLGSVFLGWEALRKCVPDIYIDSMGYAFTLPLFKYLGGCRVGCYVHYPTISTDMLSVVRNQDTRFNNAAFVTNSPLFSKFKLAYYYFFAFMYGLVGSCSDVIMVNSSWTLNHILSLWRAGACTSIVYPPCDVQTFLDIPLEEENSTREYSIVSISQFRPEKDHPLQIRAFAKLLKEKRLGQQPPLKLILIGGCRNQQDEERVNNLKRLCEELGVSNDVTFRINIPFEELKRHLAEATIGLHTMWNEHFGIGVVECMAAGTVILAHSSGGPKLDIVVPYEGHITGFLAENEDNYAETMAYILSLSPEKRLEIRENARRSVHRFSDQHFEETFLLSVEPLFK, encoded by the exons ATGGTGGTGGGAGGGTTGAGTCTGTGTGGGCTGATCAG ATTGCTGTGCTCATTGTTAATCCCTGCATTATTTCTAAGTGGAGTTCTGTGTGTCTGCTTGGtggtgctgctgtggggtgTACGGCTCTGGatacaacaaaggaaaaaacagttgaCCTCAGCAGGAAAAGATGGGAAGCAGCCATTGCTGGTTGCCTTTTTTCACCCGTACTGCAATGCAGGTGGTGGAGGGGAGAGAGTCTTGTGGTGTGCCATAAGAACGCTCCAGAAAAA GTACAGAAATGTAACGTGTGTCGTTTACACTGGTGATAGAGGTGCCACGGGAGAAGAAATAGTAGAAGGTGCTTTCAGAAGATTCAATATTAAATTAACTCATCCTGTGAAGTTTGTATTTCTAGAAAAACGCTACCTTGTGGAAGCTTCTCTTTACCCTCACTTCACTTTGCTGGGACAAAGTTTAGGATCAGTGTTTCTTGGCTGGGAAGCTCTTCGAAAGTGTGTTCCTGATATTTATATTGACTCAATGGGTTACGCCTTCACGCTTCCcctctttaaatatttaggaGGCTGTCGCGTTGGATGCTACGTCCATTATCCCACTATCAGCACCGATATGCTTTCTGTTGTTAGGAATCAGGATACCAGGTTTAACAATGCAGCCTTCGTTACAAACAGTCCTCTTTTCAGCAAATTTAAACTTGCCTACTACTACTTCTTCGCTTTCATGTACGGGTTGGTTGGTTCCTGCAGTGACGTGATTATGGTTAATTCTTCTTGGACGCTAAATCACATCCTTTCCCTCTGGAGAGCTGGGGCTTGCACTAGCATTGTGTATCCCCCGTGCGATGTTCAGACCTTCCTGGACATCCcactggaagaggaaaatagCACCAGGGAATATTCCATTGTTTCCATCAGCCAGTTCAGGCCTGAAAAAGATCATCCTTTGCAAATCAGAGCCTTTGCTaaattgctgaaagagaagaggctggggcagcagccacCATTGAAGCTTATCCTAATTGGAGGCTGTCGTAACCAGCAAGATGAAGAGCGTGTAAATAACCTGAAACGTCTTTGTGAAGAGCTGGGAGTTAGTAACGACGTGACGTTCAGAATAAACATTCCCTTTGAGGAGCTAAAGAGACACCTGGCTGAGGCCACCATCGGCCTGCATACGATGTGGAATGAGCACTTCGGGATCG GAGTAGTTGAATGTATGGCAGCTGGCACAGTTATCCTGGCTCACAGTTCTGGAGGCCCAAAATTAGATATTGTGGTACCCTACGAAGGACATATTACAGGCTTCCTAGCAGAAAACGAGGACAATTATGCTGAGACGATGGCTTATATCCTCTCTTTGTCTCCTGAAAAAAGGTTAGAGATCAGGGAGAATGCTCGTCGCTCTGTGCATAGGTTTTCTGACCAGCATTTTGAAGAGACATTCCTGTTATCTGTGGAgccattatttaaataa